The following are from one region of the Geothermobacter ehrlichii genome:
- the queD gene encoding 6-carboxytetrahydropterin synthase QueD, translated as MYRLTIQTHFAAAHNLINYQGDCENLHGHNWKVEVQVRAHQLDAAGLGIDFKVLKKEANRLLDELDHKYLNDLEPFKDISPSSEHICRFLFERLSARLNSDNVQVDEVRVWESDNACASYRLD; from the coding sequence GTGTACCGTTTGACCATTCAGACCCATTTTGCCGCCGCGCACAACCTGATCAACTACCAGGGCGACTGCGAGAACCTGCATGGCCACAACTGGAAGGTCGAGGTTCAGGTCAGGGCGCATCAGCTCGACGCGGCCGGTCTCGGCATCGATTTCAAGGTGCTGAAGAAGGAAGCCAACCGGCTGCTCGACGAACTCGACCACAAGTACCTGAACGACCTCGAGCCGTTCAAAGACATCAGCCCCTCATCGGAGCACATCTGCCGCTTTCTGTTTGAACGGCTCTCCGCCCGACTCAATTCGGACAATGTCCAGGTCGACGAGGTCCGGGTCTGGGAGTCGGACAACGCCTGCGCCAGCTATCGCCTTGACTGA
- a CDS encoding tRNA nucleotidyltransferase/poly(A) polymerase family protein, translating into MRTPELKAMRPALEAVPGFGRLLSRLRRNGQPAWLVGGVLRDWVLGRPLVDIDLAVGQDCEPLARRLATEGDGSWFWLDRERGQCRVVLSDEAGRTFCYDLSPFKGGSLLADLGERDFTINAMALPLDEAEGRLVDPYGGMRDLAGKRLRVTTPGVMQQDPLRILRGLRFARILEFDFDPLTFELMKRAAPTMIDLPGERVSMELALILSLPLRRKLLAEIERLHLFASLGLKKVGFWSTPEEQTRIQALEAAIAAVPERLAARDIAGGWSAAALVRLHLLLKAPDEDAVRALAARLRLPRNALKALLGLHRLENLSLPPVPATSRRRRLWLQQLPGHPGCCLLHFLAFGRQGESDASGPALLAADALALAAGEIPPPLVPATELAAELGIARGPLVGRLLQRLVSAEIAGLVDDRTEAIDWLKKELEMGIDKGSNPT; encoded by the coding sequence ATGCGTACACCTGAGCTGAAAGCGATGCGCCCGGCGCTGGAGGCGGTGCCCGGGTTCGGCCGCCTGCTGTCCCGCCTTCGCCGAAACGGACAACCGGCCTGGCTGGTGGGCGGCGTCCTGCGCGACTGGGTCCTGGGACGACCCCTGGTGGATATCGACCTCGCCGTCGGACAGGACTGCGAACCTTTGGCGCGGCGTCTGGCCACGGAAGGGGACGGCTCCTGGTTCTGGCTCGACCGGGAGCGGGGGCAGTGCAGGGTGGTGCTGAGCGACGAGGCGGGCAGGACGTTCTGCTACGATCTCTCTCCCTTCAAGGGAGGCTCCCTGCTGGCCGACCTCGGGGAGAGGGATTTTACCATCAACGCCATGGCGTTGCCGCTGGACGAGGCCGAAGGACGGCTTGTCGATCCCTATGGCGGCATGCGCGACCTGGCCGGAAAAAGGCTGCGCGTGACCACGCCCGGAGTGATGCAGCAGGACCCCTTGCGTATCCTGCGAGGGCTGCGTTTCGCCCGGATTCTCGAGTTCGATTTCGATCCGCTGACCTTCGAACTGATGAAGAGGGCGGCGCCGACGATGATCGATCTGCCCGGCGAACGCGTAAGCATGGAGCTGGCCCTGATTCTGTCCCTGCCGCTGCGGCGGAAGTTGCTGGCGGAAATCGAACGCCTGCACCTGTTTGCGTCTCTCGGCCTGAAGAAGGTCGGTTTCTGGTCGACTCCGGAAGAACAGACGCGAATCCAGGCGCTGGAAGCGGCCATCGCCGCCGTACCGGAGCGCCTGGCGGCCCGGGACATTGCCGGGGGCTGGAGCGCAGCAGCGCTCGTCCGGCTCCATCTGCTGCTGAAGGCGCCGGACGAGGACGCCGTTCGCGCCCTGGCCGCGCGCCTCAGGCTGCCGCGCAACGCTCTCAAGGCCCTGCTCGGCCTGCATCGGCTGGAGAACCTGTCGCTGCCGCCGGTTCCGGCGACCAGCCGCCGCCGGAGACTCTGGCTGCAGCAGTTGCCGGGGCATCCGGGCTGCTGTCTTCTCCACTTTCTCGCTTTCGGCCGGCAAGGGGAATCCGACGCCTCCGGGCCGGCGCTGCTGGCCGCCGACGCGCTTGCGCTCGCCGCCGGAGAGATTCCTCCGCCGCTGGTGCCGGCGACGGAGCTCGCCGCCGAGCTGGGCATTGCCCGTGGACCGCTGGTCGGGCGGCTGCTCCAACGGCTGGTTTCGGCCGAAATCGCCGGCCTGGTCGATGATCGCACGGAAGCGATCGACTGGCTGAAAAAAGAGCTGGAGATGGGCATTGACAAAGGGAGTAACCCTACCTAA
- the gltX gene encoding glutamate--tRNA ligase, translating to MSKLRVRFAPSPTGYLHIGGARTALFNYLLARKEQGTFVLRIEDTDLERSSRESVDAILRAMEWLELDYDEGPYYQSERFELYQQKIDQLLAEGKAYRCYCTAEELEAKRQQAINEKRKPKYDGTCRDRSDQPAGRPHVVRFRASQEGETAFDDLIKGPISFRNDELDDLIIRRSDGSPTYNFVVVVDDATMGINLVLRGDDHVNNTPRQIQLYQALGYPVPRFAHVPMILGADKTRLSKRHGATSVMAYREQGYLPEAMVNYLVRLGWSHGDQEIFSMDELIELFSLDHVGRSAGVFNPEKLLWLNAHYIKTGDAERLAGLMREKLVAEGIDVAAGPDPVRVVMSLQERARTIVELAEGARFFYLDRVEYDEKDRAKLLTLAQRPLLERLKEVFAGAKTFAATELKQGFQAVLDELGLGFGKGAQPLRVAMTGSRGGPDLFELIEILGRERVVARIDQALEALR from the coding sequence ATGTCCAAACTTCGAGTCCGTTTCGCTCCCAGTCCCACCGGCTATCTGCACATCGGCGGCGCCAGAACCGCCCTGTTCAACTATCTGCTTGCCCGCAAGGAGCAGGGGACCTTCGTCCTGAGGATCGAGGATACCGATCTCGAGCGTTCGAGCCGGGAGTCGGTCGACGCCATTCTGCGGGCCATGGAATGGCTCGAACTCGACTACGACGAAGGCCCCTACTACCAGTCCGAGCGTTTCGAACTCTACCAGCAGAAGATCGACCAGCTGCTGGCCGAAGGCAAGGCCTACCGCTGCTACTGCACGGCGGAGGAACTCGAGGCGAAGCGTCAGCAGGCCATCAACGAAAAGCGCAAGCCGAAATACGACGGGACCTGTCGTGACCGGAGCGACCAGCCGGCCGGTCGGCCGCACGTGGTGCGTTTTCGGGCGTCGCAGGAAGGCGAGACGGCCTTCGACGATCTGATCAAGGGGCCGATCAGCTTTCGGAACGACGAACTGGACGATCTGATCATCCGCCGTTCCGACGGTTCGCCGACCTACAACTTCGTCGTCGTGGTCGATGACGCCACCATGGGCATCAATCTCGTGCTGCGCGGCGACGACCATGTCAACAACACGCCGCGGCAGATCCAGCTCTACCAGGCCCTGGGCTACCCGGTCCCGCGCTTCGCCCACGTGCCGATGATTCTCGGCGCGGACAAGACCCGGCTCTCCAAGCGGCACGGCGCCACCTCGGTCATGGCCTACCGGGAGCAGGGCTATCTGCCCGAGGCGATGGTCAACTACCTGGTCCGCCTCGGCTGGTCGCACGGCGACCAGGAAATCTTCAGCATGGACGAGCTGATCGAGCTGTTCAGCCTGGACCATGTCGGTCGCTCGGCCGGGGTGTTCAACCCGGAGAAGCTGCTCTGGCTGAATGCCCACTACATAAAGACCGGCGACGCCGAGCGTCTTGCCGGCCTGATGCGGGAGAAGCTCGTCGCCGAAGGGATCGACGTCGCGGCCGGCCCCGATCCGGTGCGGGTGGTCATGTCGCTGCAGGAACGGGCCCGGACCATTGTCGAGCTGGCCGAAGGGGCGCGTTTCTTCTACCTCGACCGGGTCGAATACGACGAAAAGGATCGGGCGAAGCTGCTGACTCTCGCCCAGCGCCCGCTGCTGGAGAGGCTGAAAGAGGTTTTCGCCGGGGCGAAAACCTTCGCTGCGACGGAGCTGAAGCAGGGCTTTCAGGCCGTTCTCGACGAGCTGGGACTCGGCTTTGGCAAGGGGGCGCAGCCACTGCGGGTGGCGATGACCGGCAGCCGGGGCGGCCCCGACCTGTTCGAGCTGATCGAGATCCTCGGGCGTGAGCGGGTGGTCGCCCGCATCGATCAGGCCCTCGAGGCCCTGCGCTAG
- a CDS encoding aminotransferase class I/II-fold pyridoxal phosphate-dependent enzyme has translation MNPLAKELNELIAADNPHVLEMLSELGRQLFFPKGILTQSAEAKEKAHRFNATIGIATEDGGPMYLQCIQDKLAAFDPRDIYPYAPPAGKPELRDLWREKMLRENPSLQGKFFSNPVVTNALTHGLSIVADMFVDAGDHIVLPDMMWGNYNLTFAVRRGAVIRKHNTFTAQGGYDVAAFAETLRQTAREKGKAVVLLNFPNNPSGYTPSAAEGEAIVDAIRSVADEGCNVIAVTDDAYFGLFYEDSLQESLFGALANLHPRVLAVKLDGATKEEYVWGFRTGFITFAGGEAKEQPRLITALEKKTMGIIRATISNCPHPSQTFVIEALKSPEFLAQKEQKYQTMKGRALKVKEVLDTGRYADAFSYYPFNSGYFMCLKLKTVDAEKLRVHLLDAYGVGTISIGSTDLRVAFSCIAEQDIPELFETIYKAVKDIE, from the coding sequence ATGAACCCCCTGGCCAAGGAACTGAACGAACTGATCGCCGCCGACAATCCGCACGTTCTGGAAATGCTGTCCGAGCTGGGACGGCAGCTCTTCTTTCCCAAGGGCATTCTGACCCAGTCGGCCGAGGCCAAGGAAAAGGCGCACCGCTTCAACGCCACCATCGGCATCGCCACCGAGGACGGCGGTCCGATGTATCTGCAGTGCATTCAGGACAAGCTCGCCGCTTTCGACCCCAGGGACATCTATCCCTACGCGCCGCCGGCCGGCAAACCCGAATTGCGCGACCTCTGGCGGGAAAAGATGCTGCGGGAAAATCCCTCGCTGCAGGGCAAGTTCTTCAGCAATCCCGTCGTCACCAACGCCCTGACCCACGGCCTGTCGATTGTCGCCGACATGTTTGTCGATGCCGGCGACCACATCGTGCTGCCCGACATGATGTGGGGCAACTACAACCTGACCTTCGCCGTGCGGCGCGGCGCCGTCATCCGCAAGCACAACACCTTCACCGCGCAAGGGGGATACGATGTCGCCGCCTTTGCCGAGACCCTGCGGCAGACGGCGCGGGAAAAGGGCAAGGCCGTGGTCCTGCTCAACTTCCCCAACAATCCGAGTGGTTATACGCCCAGCGCGGCGGAAGGGGAGGCCATTGTCGACGCCATCCGCAGTGTCGCCGATGAGGGCTGCAACGTCATCGCCGTGACTGACGACGCCTATTTCGGGCTCTTCTATGAAGACAGCCTGCAGGAGTCGCTGTTCGGCGCTCTGGCCAACCTGCATCCCCGCGTGCTGGCGGTCAAGCTCGACGGTGCCACCAAGGAAGAGTACGTCTGGGGTTTTCGCACCGGCTTCATCACCTTCGCCGGCGGCGAGGCGAAGGAGCAGCCCAGGCTGATCACCGCCCTGGAAAAGAAGACCATGGGCATCATCCGCGCCACCATTTCCAACTGCCCGCATCCGAGCCAGACCTTTGTCATAGAGGCGCTCAAATCCCCCGAGTTTCTCGCCCAGAAGGAGCAGAAATACCAGACCATGAAGGGACGGGCGCTGAAGGTGAAGGAGGTGCTCGATACCGGCAGATATGCCGACGCCTTCAGCTACTACCCCTTCAACTCCGGCTATTTCATGTGCCTGAAGCTGAAGACGGTCGACGCCGAGAAGCTGCGTGTTCACCTGCTCGACGCCTACGGAGTCGGCACCATCAGCATCGGCTCGACCGATCTGCGGGTCGCCTTTTCCTGCATTGCCGAGCAGGACATTCCTGAACTGTTTGAAACCATCTACAAGGCGGTCAAGGACATTGAATAG
- the amrB gene encoding AmmeMemoRadiSam system protein B: protein MPRKPAVSGQFYPSDGKTLVRQLDAFLGQVDGQEEAVGVVSPHAGYLYSGAIAGAVFARVTVPDEVVVLGPNHHGLGYPGAVYSRGTWETPLGPVAVAEDLADAVLASCPMLAADTLAHRSEHSLEVQLPFIQRRNPAARILPICLAHWPLAELVDLGRRLGQSLASRQPRPLIVASSDMTHYEPGEIAREKDRLAIERILALDAEGLYRVVREHRITMCGVMPTVVLLAAAGELGATRAELVRYGNSGEVTGDQSEVVGYAGIVVR from the coding sequence ATGCCGAGGAAACCCGCAGTCAGCGGCCAGTTCTATCCGTCAGACGGAAAAACGCTCGTACGGCAGCTTGACGCCTTTCTCGGTCAAGTCGACGGGCAGGAGGAGGCGGTCGGTGTCGTATCACCCCACGCCGGCTATCTCTATTCGGGAGCCATCGCCGGGGCCGTCTTCGCCCGGGTGACCGTTCCGGATGAGGTGGTCGTCCTGGGACCAAATCACCACGGTTTAGGCTATCCCGGCGCGGTCTACAGCCGGGGCACCTGGGAGACGCCCCTGGGTCCGGTCGCTGTCGCCGAGGATCTGGCCGACGCCGTGCTGGCGTCCTGTCCCATGCTCGCCGCCGACACGCTGGCCCACCGCAGCGAACATTCCCTCGAAGTCCAGCTCCCCTTCATTCAGCGACGCAATCCCGCCGCCCGCATCCTGCCCATCTGCCTGGCCCACTGGCCCCTGGCGGAGCTGGTCGATCTCGGCCGTCGTCTCGGCCAGTCGCTGGCATCGAGACAGCCGCGACCGCTGATTGTCGCCAGCAGCGACATGACGCACTACGAGCCGGGAGAGATCGCCCGCGAAAAGGACCGGCTCGCCATCGAACGCATTCTGGCCCTCGATGCGGAAGGCCTCTATCGGGTGGTGCGCGAACACCGCATCACCATGTGCGGCGTGATGCCGACGGTCGTGCTGCTGGCCGCCGCCGGGGAGCTGGGAGCGACCCGGGCGGAGCTGGTGCGTTACGGCAATTCGGGCGAGGTGACCGGCGATCAGTCCGAGGTCGTCGGCTATGCCGGCATCGTCGTTCGCTGA
- a CDS encoding EAL domain-containing protein, whose amino-acid sequence MSQTHPPQNGNLIRLGPSLPKQNHEAWASLQQVLDALPDPAWVLSADGEVRLVNAAACRIYGHELREWQTATFLRAVGLGRRAFDQLVSLLHEEDYQYVEGEHRRRNGSRFPAELRLHPLLIQGASAVLVLGRDNSERKSAESAFREMQARFRQTFEHAGSGMALVLPEGFFLQVNEAFSKLAGYSRHELQQLNLKDLLHPDDAVRAFGGLEGCRSGGKEPLNLDLRFVRPDGSLVWGELSATWFSAEDDKTEYWIVLVQDITSRRQAEEALAASEERYRQVVHRVRDVLFQLDDEIRFVFLNPAWEKLTGLECGKSLGRRLTEFVTENQRDSLQNLCVSLREGERQVCEGEFFFEFTPGHDRWLRVTLMGDGCGTVTGTLHDIQEQKVDKDRLLDERQFLQAVIDGVCDPLLVVGLDHRVQLMNKAARRNATMLLVDGHHPFCYQLHLGRRQPCSGDYHPCPMAEVRTTGQPVTVVHYRDEKEGGQRVYEVQASPFRDADGRLSGIIESFRDITYLFEAEEQLQEKESRLDYLVQHDLLTGLPNRNLFLVRLRRMISRAMQSGKKLGVLLLDLDRFKNINDSLGHDIGDLVLCEVAKRLTTTLRDSDVVARLGGDEFIVVLDSLSAAEHVEAVARKILAALTPQLEIRDCQLFLTGSLGISLFPDDGGEPKELLKAADTALFRAKQAGRNSFSFYTPDMNARSKELLLLEASFRQAIEEEQLVLHFQPQIDLFTGHVRGVEALVRWEHPEKGMISPGDFIPLAEETGLIVPMGEWVLRQACRHAVRWRDLGFAPIRMTVNISARQFLKERLIETVLGILAETGLEPDDLELEITESMIMHDIERATGIMNRIAETGIHLAIDDFGTGYSSLAHLKRFPLTTLKIDRAFVKDIGSNLEDEAIIKAIIALAHSLDLQVVAEGIETMEQYGFLKENGCEQGQGFLFSRPVPADRISPLLRPRPLF is encoded by the coding sequence ATGTCCCAGACCCATCCACCGCAGAACGGTAATCTCATCCGGCTCGGCCCGTCGCTGCCGAAGCAGAATCACGAGGCGTGGGCTTCGCTGCAACAGGTTCTCGATGCCTTGCCCGATCCGGCGTGGGTGCTTTCCGCTGACGGCGAGGTGCGGCTGGTCAACGCCGCCGCCTGCCGCATTTACGGTCATGAGCTCAGGGAATGGCAGACGGCGACCTTTCTGCGCGCCGTGGGCCTTGGCCGGCGGGCCTTTGACCAGCTTGTCAGCCTGCTGCACGAGGAAGATTACCAGTACGTGGAGGGCGAGCACCGGCGCCGGAACGGCTCGCGTTTTCCAGCCGAGTTGCGCCTGCATCCGCTGCTGATCCAGGGAGCTTCCGCCGTCCTCGTTCTGGGACGCGACAACTCCGAACGCAAGAGCGCCGAGAGCGCCTTTCGCGAGATGCAGGCCCGTTTCCGGCAGACCTTCGAACATGCCGGATCCGGCATGGCTCTGGTTCTGCCCGAGGGATTCTTCCTCCAGGTCAACGAAGCCTTCAGCAAATTGGCCGGTTATTCCCGGCACGAGCTGCAGCAGCTCAACCTGAAAGATCTGCTGCATCCCGACGATGCCGTGCGCGCGTTCGGAGGGCTGGAAGGGTGCCGCAGCGGCGGCAAAGAGCCGCTGAATCTCGATCTGCGTTTCGTGCGTCCCGACGGCAGCCTGGTCTGGGGCGAGTTGTCGGCGACCTGGTTTTCAGCCGAGGATGACAAGACGGAATACTGGATCGTCCTGGTCCAGGACATCACCTCCCGCCGCCAGGCCGAAGAGGCCCTGGCGGCGAGCGAGGAGCGTTACCGCCAGGTCGTGCACCGGGTCAGGGACGTGCTCTTCCAGCTCGATGACGAGATCCGCTTTGTCTTTCTCAATCCGGCCTGGGAAAAGCTTACCGGTCTGGAATGCGGCAAGAGCCTCGGCCGGAGGCTGACCGAATTCGTCACCGAAAACCAGCGCGACAGCCTGCAGAATCTCTGCGTCAGCCTGAGGGAAGGGGAGCGGCAGGTCTGCGAGGGGGAATTCTTTTTCGAATTCACTCCCGGCCATGACCGCTGGCTGCGGGTGACCCTGATGGGCGATGGCTGTGGAACGGTGACCGGCACCCTGCACGACATCCAGGAGCAGAAGGTCGACAAGGACCGCCTGCTTGACGAACGCCAGTTTCTGCAGGCAGTCATCGACGGTGTCTGCGATCCGCTGCTGGTCGTCGGCCTCGACCACCGGGTGCAGCTGATGAACAAGGCGGCGCGGCGCAATGCCACCATGCTGTTGGTCGATGGCCACCATCCCTTCTGCTACCAGCTGCATCTCGGGCGACGGCAGCCCTGCAGCGGCGACTACCATCCCTGTCCCATGGCCGAGGTCCGCACCACCGGCCAGCCGGTGACCGTCGTTCACTATCGCGACGAAAAGGAAGGGGGGCAGCGGGTCTATGAGGTCCAGGCCTCGCCCTTTCGTGATGCCGACGGCAGGCTGTCGGGCATCATCGAGTCATTCAGGGATATCACCTATCTCTTTGAAGCCGAGGAGCAGCTGCAGGAAAAGGAAAGCCGGCTCGACTACCTGGTGCAGCATGACCTGCTTACCGGACTTCCCAACCGCAACCTCTTTCTGGTCCGTCTGCGCCGCATGATCAGCCGCGCCATGCAGTCCGGCAAGAAACTCGGGGTACTGCTGCTCGACCTCGACCGGTTCAAGAACATCAACGATTCGCTGGGACACGACATAGGCGACCTGGTGCTGTGCGAGGTCGCGAAGCGACTGACCACGACCCTGCGCGACAGCGATGTCGTCGCCCGTCTCGGCGGCGACGAGTTCATCGTCGTGCTCGACAGTCTCTCCGCCGCCGAACACGTCGAGGCAGTGGCGCGAAAGATTCTCGCCGCCCTGACGCCGCAGCTCGAAATCAGGGACTGCCAGCTGTTTCTCACCGGCAGCCTCGGCATCAGTCTTTTTCCCGATGACGGCGGCGAGCCGAAGGAGCTGCTCAAGGCGGCCGATACCGCCCTGTTTCGGGCCAAGCAGGCCGGCCGCAACAGCTTCAGCTTCTATACCCCGGACATGAACGCGCGCTCCAAGGAGTTGCTGCTGCTCGAGGCGTCCTTTCGCCAGGCAATCGAGGAGGAGCAGCTGGTGCTCCACTTCCAGCCGCAGATCGACCTGTTTACCGGTCATGTCCGGGGCGTGGAGGCCCTGGTGCGCTGGGAGCATCCGGAAAAGGGGATGATTTCGCCGGGCGATTTCATCCCCCTGGCCGAGGAGACGGGGCTGATCGTGCCGATGGGAGAATGGGTGCTGCGCCAGGCCTGCCGCCATGCCGTTCGCTGGCGTGATCTCGGTTTCGCTCCCATCCGGATGACCGTCAACATCTCGGCGCGGCAGTTTCTCAAGGAAAGACTGATCGAAACCGTGCTCGGGATTCTCGCCGAGACCGGACTCGAACCAGACGATCTCGAGCTGGAAATCACCGAAAGCATGATCATGCACGACATCGAGCGGGCCACGGGCATCATGAACCGGATCGCTGAAACCGGCATCCACCTGGCAATCGACGATTTCGGTACCGGCTATTCGTCCCTGGCCCATCTCAAGCGCTTTCCGCTCACCACCCTGAAGATCGACCGGGCGTTCGTCAAGGATATCGGCAGCAATCTCGAGGACGAGGCGATCATCAAGGCCATCATCGCCCTTGCCCACAGTCTCGACCTGCAGGTCGTCGCCGAGGGGATCGAGACCATGGAGCAGTACGGTTTCCTCAAGGAGAACGGCTGCGAACAGGGGCAGGGCTTTCTCTTCAGCAGGCCGGTGCCGGCCGATCGGATCAGTCCGCTGCTCCGGCCGCGTCCCCTGTTCTGA
- a CDS encoding DNA gyrase inhibitor YacG — translation MAEAKKRLMAVRCPSCGKKTSYYGNPQRPFCSERCRNLDLGAWADESYRIPGPPTLVDEETGN, via the coding sequence ATGGCCGAGGCGAAAAAGAGACTTATGGCGGTGCGCTGCCCCAGTTGCGGCAAAAAGACGTCCTATTACGGCAACCCGCAGCGTCCTTTCTGCTCCGAGCGCTGCCGCAATCTCGATCTCGGGGCCTGGGCGGACGAGAGCTACCGGATCCCCGGGCCGCCGACCCTGGTCGACGAGGAGACCGGCAACTGA
- a CDS encoding tetratricopeptide repeat protein, whose protein sequence is MSRVFHFWLPPDNHRVRTGADQREVVLPAIPLPLLEPVAGIPSDQAIGEGLYACLRQNPDGDHAAAYARLLADAYPHYLADLAAQAVMIGGKEVDAPYLRRMINCLKILALIEPERADLQAQIGRGWFRLAFEFQELPSSRRHLLAALGALNRARSLGDRSASTLDSLARVNFLIGDYLVARQCWQELLAADGDESLAVRIRGQIERIDSWEVPDYPLMDDLEAMGQALELHGQKDFTAALQRLGEVEKRGGLLADFALPQFFHLAGLCHEGLGEDPRAEERYRQALEVDADFAPARERLAALERKRRRGAIDKGTSD, encoded by the coding sequence ATGTCCCGAGTCTTCCATTTCTGGCTGCCGCCGGACAACCACAGGGTCAGAACCGGAGCCGACCAGCGTGAAGTCGTTCTGCCCGCCATTCCCCTGCCGCTGCTCGAACCGGTCGCCGGTATTCCTTCCGACCAGGCGATCGGCGAAGGACTCTACGCCTGTCTGCGGCAGAACCCGGATGGCGACCACGCCGCCGCATACGCGCGCCTGCTGGCCGACGCCTATCCCCACTACCTGGCCGATCTCGCCGCCCAGGCGGTGATGATCGGGGGCAAGGAGGTCGATGCCCCCTATCTGAGGCGCATGATCAACTGCCTGAAGATACTCGCCCTGATTGAACCGGAGCGGGCCGACCTGCAGGCCCAGATCGGCCGTGGCTGGTTCCGGCTCGCCTTCGAGTTCCAGGAACTGCCATCGAGCCGCCGGCACCTGCTCGCCGCCCTGGGAGCCCTGAACCGCGCCAGGAGCCTAGGCGACCGTTCGGCCTCGACCCTCGACAGCCTCGCCCGGGTCAACTTTCTCATCGGCGATTACCTGGTGGCCCGGCAGTGCTGGCAGGAGCTGCTGGCGGCGGACGGTGATGAATCCCTGGCCGTCCGCATCCGCGGCCAGATCGAACGGATCGACAGCTGGGAGGTTCCCGACTACCCGCTGATGGACGATCTGGAGGCCATGGGACAGGCGCTGGAACTCCACGGACAGAAGGATTTCACCGCCGCCCTGCAGCGGCTAGGCGAAGTCGAGAAGCGGGGCGGGTTGCTGGCCGATTTCGCTCTGCCGCAGTTCTTTCACCTGGCCGGACTCTGCCACGAAGGGCTGGGGGAAGATCCGCGGGCCGAAGAGCGCTACCGCCAGGCCCTCGAGGTGGATGCCGACTTCGCCCCGGCGCGGGAGCGGCTGGCCGCTCTCGAACGGAAGCGACGGCGCGGCGCGATTGACAAGGGAACATCAGACTGA
- a CDS encoding sulfite exporter TauE/SafE family protein, which produces MNLLSPDIVLLFILLGSLAGFLAGLLGIGGGIIFVPLFLHVFPLVGIDPAVMVHMAFGTSLGIILPTAVSSTLGHRKRGNVDWSQVYGLALGGIAGAALGSTLAAFMRGDSLQFLFALMQTVVALRMIRSRRYLPPERDKPAPFWQLVLVGIAGGAFSAFFGVGGGVIAVPLMVIVLQLPIQLAVGNSSALIVVSSLAGAASYVFHGWNSPLLPPLSAGYINLLVLGLVAPFSMLSARIGVRVAGHLPHDKLVKVFAVLLILVGVKIGLQALN; this is translated from the coding sequence ATGAACCTGCTCTCGCCGGACATCGTTCTGCTCTTCATCCTTCTTGGCTCCCTGGCGGGTTTCCTTGCCGGCCTGCTCGGTATCGGCGGCGGCATCATTTTCGTTCCGCTCTTTCTGCATGTCTTTCCGCTGGTCGGCATCGATCCCGCGGTCATGGTGCACATGGCCTTCGGCACCAGCCTGGGCATCATCCTGCCGACCGCCGTCAGCAGCACGCTCGGGCATCGCAAACGGGGCAACGTCGACTGGTCGCAGGTCTACGGACTGGCGCTGGGCGGCATTGCCGGCGCCGCCCTCGGGTCGACGCTTGCCGCCTTTATGCGAGGCGACAGCCTGCAGTTTCTCTTTGCCCTGATGCAGACCGTCGTCGCCTTGCGCATGATTCGCTCGCGCCGCTATCTGCCTCCCGAGCGGGACAAGCCGGCGCCTTTCTGGCAGCTGGTGCTGGTGGGCATCGCCGGCGGCGCCTTTTCGGCCTTCTTCGGCGTCGGCGGCGGGGTGATCGCCGTGCCGCTGATGGTCATCGTCCTGCAGCTGCCCATCCAGCTGGCGGTCGGCAACTCCAGCGCCCTGATCGTGGTCTCTTCCCTGGCGGGTGCCGCCAGCTACGTCTTTCATGGCTGGAACAGTCCGCTGCTGCCGCCGCTGTCGGCCGGCTATATCAACCTGCTGGTCCTTGGACTGGTGGCTCCGTTCTCCATGCTGTCGGCCCGGATCGGGGTCCGTGTTGCCGGCCATCTGCCCCATGATAAACTGGTCAAGGTCTTTGCCGTTCTACTGATTCTGGTCGGCGTCAAGATCGGCCTGCAGGCGCTAAATTGA